GGCCTCATCGGTGCAGCTGCGGCGATGGTTCGGGAAACCCGGGTCGGGGTGCTGGCAACACCCGCAACCGTCGCATCGGGGGCCTATCGCGAAAGCATCGAGGCTTTGCATCCTGGGACGCTGGTGGTGCAGCAGGCCTGTCCTGAGTTCGTTCCCTTGATTGAAACGGGAGATCTGCGTTCCGACTCCCTGCGCGATGCCGCAACCCGCTATCTGCAACCCCTGATGGAGGCTTCAGTGGAGTCGGTGGTGCTCGGCTGTACTCACTATCCCTTGCTGGTGCCGCTGCTCAACAACCTGTTGCCGCAATCCATTCGGCTGATTGATCCGGCCATGGCTATGGCCAGTCAGCTCGATGCCTTGCTGGGAAAGCCAGTGCCTGGAGGCCTGGATCAGCCCCTAGCCATGGGGGCAACCCGTATTTGTGTGACGGCTGACGCCGAGGGATTTGCTGACCGCGCCACGCCCTGGCTGGGGCAACGGCCACGGGTTGAGCTGGTGCAACTGCAGAGACAGGTCGGAGCCTTCTAGGATCTGCGCACTGAGAGGATTCATGACCACCGTCACCGATTTGCTGGAGCCAGTTGAGGCGGATCTGGAGATTCTGCTCAGCGATCTCCGCAATCTGATCGGAGCAGGTCATCCAATTCTTCAGGCCGCTGCAGAGCATCTGTTCAGTGCTGGTGGCAAGCGCCTGCGGCCTGGCATTGTCTTGTTGATCTCAAGAGCTCTTGACAGTGCTGGCGGTCTCACCTCCCGTCACCGCCGGTTGGCTGAGATCACCGAGATGATCCATACCGCTTCACTGGTTCACGACGATGTCGTGGATGAAGCGGCAACCCGGCGTGGCGTTGAAACCGTTCACAGTCGATTCAATCACCGTGTGGCTGTTCTGGCAGGTGATTTCCTGTTTGCTCAGGCCAGTTGGCATCTTGCCAACCTCGACAACCTCGATGTGGTGAAACTGCTCAGCCGCGTGATCATGGATCTCGCTGACGGTGAGGTGAAGCAGGGTCTGTACCGATACGACACAGGGCAAACCTTCGAGACCTACCTGGAAAAGAGTTACTGCAAGACGGCTTCTCTGGTTGCCAATAGTGCCCGTGCAGCAGGGGTTCTCAGCGGCTGCACCGAACCTCAGCTGGAATCTCTCTACCGCTACGGACGTCAGCTGGGTCTGGCCTTCCAGGTGGTGGACGACATTCTTGATTTCACGGCCAGTGATCAGCAGCTTGGTAAGCCTGCCGCCAGCGATCTGTCCAGTGGATATCTCACCGCACCTGCTTTGTATGCCCTGGAAAGGAATCCAGCCATGGGTGTTCTGATCGAACGCGAATTCAGCAACGAGGGAGATCTCGATGAGGCGCTGGGCATGGTGCGTCAGTCGGATGCGATTGCCCGTACCCGTCAACTAGCTGAGACCTTTGCCCAGGAGTCACGCGAAGCTCTCACCTGGCTTCCCGATTCTCCCTATCGCACAGCCTTGTTGGAACTCCCCGATTTCGTGCTCAGTCGTCTTTACTGACCAACGCTTCAAGCCAACTCTGGGCTTCGCTGAGCTGGTTGATCGCAAACAGTCGCTCATCATGCATCAAAGCTTGCGCTTCAGAAGCCGGCTGATGAACATCTTCTGTCTTTCTGATCAGGCGCCAAACCAGGCAACCAGCAGCCAATGCTGATTCGCATCCCGCCTTGGAATCTTCAAAGGCCCAGCAGTCTTGAGGTCTGACCTTCAGTCGTTCCGCTCCCATCAGGAAAGGATGCGGAGCTGGTTTGCCGGCTCTCAGCCCTGGTTCATCGCCGCAGATCATCAGCTGCAGGCGATTCACCCAGGGGTGATTTCCAATCTTGCGTTGTACTGATTCCCGGTCACTGCTGGTCACAAGAGCCATCGGAATGCCAAGGCGGCCGGCTGTTCGCACCAGCGATTCCGCACCCTCCATCGCTTTGGCTTCAGGCAGAAGCTGTTCTGCGATCGGCTGCCTGACGGCAAGCAGTTGTTCCGGTGTGATCGACGGATCGATCCAGGTGCAAACGAGCCTGGCATTCTCGAGCCGCCGGCGCCCTTGCAGTTTGATCAGCTGATCCGTTGCAAGATCTGTTCCGAACTGTTGTGCTGCCTGTTGCCAGGCGCGCGCATGAAGGGGCTCGGTGTCCAGCAACAGGCCGTCCAGATCGAACAGGCAGGCCTTGGGTTGGGTGGTGAGCTGATGACTCAGCGGAAACGGGTCTGATGTGGGCATCCAGTCCAGACAGGCTGCTGCTTGAACCTCAACCATTCTGATCGGGGCTTGGGTTGATTGCCCACTGACCAAGGACCTCGATCAAGGGGATGAGGGCGTTCGGGGGTTAGCAGCAGTGAGATCCAAGCTTCTTCCGACCTGCCTATGCATGACATTGATCCTTTGATTTCCTGATTCAAAGGCCCCCTCCCTGATCCGAAGTGTCCCCATCGGCCTTCTGACAAAGTCTGTCTGTTGCAATGATCCGTCTGTTCAACACACCAGAGCCTGCACATCCACAAGAAAAAACTGTTGATCAGCAAGACATCAAGAATCGAGAACGTGCCGCGGAATCAAGCAGTCCACCAATCAACCGTCATTTCCTGAGCAGCACGGCCTGGTCAAGGTGTTCCTGTCAAAGTCGTTTCAGTGCGTCCTTTGTTTCCACTGGGCTGAGATCGGTTTGTTGCTTGCCTTGCTGAATGCCCGCCAGGACCACGGCCACCAGCAACTGTTCAGGCCTGCAGGATTTTCAGCATCATCAATCAGGTGGGCATCGCTTCCAGGTGCCGGTTGGTGAATGTCCTATGTCTTTCGCAGCCAGGCAGAGGTTTAACCAGTGCACATCAAGAATCAACTTTCGCTTTCTGCGTGCTGCCAGCATGGAAAGTTCTCTACGTCGATAAAAATCGATGTCACCAAGTTCTTCCATCAGAATTTGTGTCTCTCTGTCATAGAAGTCGATGGCTTCAGTCGCAGGCACGTTGTCAATGAAGTCAGAAAAGGTTGTCATTGCGGTGCCCGGATGGGACTTTTTCGGTCTATGCCCGTGCGTTGCCGCTTGGAAGACAGGGTCACCGCCCTGAAAGGTTCGGTTTCATGCCCCTGACCGTGCAAATGGCCTCAGTACACCGCTCAGGTTCGCGCTGACGACTGCTTGTCTTTGAGTCGGAGCAGCCGCAGCCAGGCCTACCTGTCCACCATTCCACCGCTTAAAGATCTGCTGAGTGTGGGGCAGGGCTAAAGCTGATCCCCACTGCCTGTGGCGGATCTTGCCCGGATTGTTACGGACTTTCCAGCTGTCATCACAGGAGATCGCAATCTGCCTGCGAAACGGTTTGATCCAAGGTTCTGTCTGAATGTGCTTTGGCAACTATCTTTTGCCCTAGGCATAACAGGGAAACTCCAGATGACGAGCGAGAAATCAACCATCGAGAGCGTGCTTGATGAGCAGCGCATTTTCGAGCCGTCTCCCGATTTCTCCCGTTCTGCACGCATCGGCGGTCTGGAAACTTACAGGGCGATGGCTAATGCAGCGCGTCAGGATCCCGAAGCGTTCTGGGGAGATGCAGCACGCAAGCAACTCTTCTGGTTCACGCCTTTCGACACTGTCCTGGATTGGTCGGAGGCACCTTTTGCCCGCTGGTTTGAAGGTGGTACCACCAACATCTCCCACAACTGCCTGGATCGCCATCTTCAGAGTGAGAAGGCCAACAAAACGGCACTGATCTGGGAGGGAGAGCCCGGTGACGTGCGACGGTTCACCTACCGAGAACTGCATGCCGAGGTCTGCAAAGCCGCCAATGCCCTCAAAGCGATGGGCATCGGTAAGGGTGACCTCGTTGCTCTGTATATGCCGATGGTGCCTGAGGCGGCGATCGCCATGCTCGCCTGCGCTCGCATCGGTGCGCCCCATTCCGTCGTGTTCGGTGGTTTTTCAGCTGAAGCACTTCGCGATCGTCTGATCGACGGTGAAGCCAAAGCGGTGATCACGGCCGATGGAGGCTTCCGCAAGGACAAACCTGTATCGCTGAAGCCTGCTGTTGATGCGGCTCTTGCCGATGGCAGCTGTCCAACCGTGCAGTCCGTTCTGGTGGTGCAGCGCACCAAGCAGTCGGTTGAGATGACGGAAGGGCGTGATCAGTGGTGGCATGAACTGGTCGAGGCGCAGAGCGCCGATTGCCCCGCGGAACCGATGGCCAGTGAAGACCGTCTTTTCGTCTTGTACACCTCAGGCTCCACGGGTAAGCCCAAGGGTGTTGTGCACAGCACGGCGGGATACAACCTCTGGGCTCACCTCACATTCCAATGGATCTTCGACATTCGCGACGATGATGTCTACTGGTGCACAGCGGATGTGGGCTGGATCACCGGTCACAGTTACATCGTTTACGGCCCGCTTTCCAACGGTGCCACCACGGTGATGTATGAGGGAGCGCCGCGTCCCTCCAAGCCCGGGGCGTTCTGGGAGTTGATTCAAAAACATGGCATCACGATCTTCTACACCGCTCCCACGGCAATCCGCGCGTTCATGAAAAACGGGCGTGAGGTGCCTGATCAGTACGACATGAGCAGCCTGCGTCTGCTGGGAACTGTGGGAGAACCGATCAATCCCGAGGCCTGGATGTGGTACAGGGATGTGATCGGCTCCGGTCGTTGCCCGATCATCGATACCTGGTGGCAGACCGAAACCGGTGGCGTGATGATCAGTCCTCTCCCGGGTGCGACCCCCACGAAGCCCGGTTCAGCCACACTGCCGTTGCCGGGTATTGAAGCCGACGTGGTCGATGCGGACGGCAACTCGGTTGGAGCCGATGAAGGTGGTTACCTGGTGGTGCGACGTCCCTGGCCCGGGATGATGCGCACGGTGCACGGCAATCCTCAGCGTTTCCGTGAGAGCTACTGGGAGCACATCCGTCCGGCTGACGGCAGTCACATCTATTTCGCCGGCGATGGCGCCCGTCGTGATGCGGATGGCTACTTCTGGGTGATGGGGCGGGTGGATGACGTGATCAACGTCTCCGGTCACCGCCTCGGCACCATGGAGATCGAATCTGCTCTGGTCAGTCATCCCTCTGTGGCTGAGGCAGCTGTTGTCGGTCGTCCAGATGATCTCAAGGGTGAGGGCATTGTTGCCTTCGTCACCCTTGAGGCGGGACGTGAACCGGAGGATGCCCTGATCACAGAACTGCGGGCCCATGTCGGCAAGGAGATCGGCCCGATTGCGAGGCCCGATGAGATCCGCTGCAGCGATGCCCTGCCCAAGACCCGCAGCGGCAAGATCATGCGCCGGATCCTTCGTGCCCTCGCTGCTGGTCAGGAAGTCACAGGAGACACCAGCACGCTTGAGGATCGCTCAGTGCTGGACAAGCTGCGCGCCTGATTCCGCCATTTAGGTGCGGGGCGTGGCGATCGATCGACGGTGGACGTTGCTGATAGGCCTGAAAACTCTCCTGTCGTTCACCAGTCCCTCACCAGGTCGCAGCACATGATGAATTCAGACGTGTTCAACAGTGATGAAACGCAAGCCCAACGTCAGCTACCGCTACCACCACATGGGCGTTCCCACGTCTGAGCAACGCCCTGATGAGCACTACAGCTCCACATTTCGGATGTACACATCCGGTGGCGAGGATCCCGGAGGATTCCGGATTCAGTTTCATCGTTTTGAATCCGGGAGCTGCCTGCACCCACTGATTCAGTCCACCCCACATGTGGCATTTCAGGTGGATGATCTGGAGGCCGCAGTGGCTGATGAGCGGTTGCTTCTCGGGCCCTATGAACCGTTCAGCAGCTTCAGGGTGGCCATCATCGAAGAGGAAGGTGTCCCGATTGAGCTGATCGAAACGGAGCTCACTGAAGATGAGATATGGGGAGAACCCAAGGCCAGTTCAGTGATCTACCCGGAGGAGACCGTGCCGCTCAGCGCCCAGGAGGTGATCAGGTCCTGAAGCCGGTTCACCTGCTGCTGCCGGTCGCTGCCTTCCGCCCAGTCGCCCAGGAACTGTCTGCGCAGGCCGGCACTGGCGGGTGTGAGGTGATCTCCAGGCAACCTGAGAAGCTCGCTGCGGTCTCCCTGGCGACACTGCAGAGCGGTGATCAGGTCGAGGCTCTGGTCGATCTGATCCCTGTTAAATCGCACCACCTGATTACGGGGTTGCAGGTACTGACGCTTGATCAGTCTCAGGGTTTCCTTGGGGCTCGGACTGAATTCGGTGTTCACCCCCAGGCTTGGAGCAACCACGCCGAGCAGGGGAATCGACTGATCTGCGGTGAAGTTGTTGAAGCTGAGCGCCACAAGGCCGCTGCAGTTACGCCCTCCATCGGGAGCAAGCAGATGCAGTTTGCAACCCAGGCTGTGACCGAGACGCAGAGGTGGTGAAAGCTGTCCCAGGCGGTCTTGCATTCGGGTCCGACAGGCGCGCATGGCACTCCAGGCCTCACGTGCCTGGAGTTGGTGGTCGAAACCAGGCACATAGCTCCAGGCATGCACAGCAACTCCGCGGGCAGCAAGTCCTTCGAGCAGGCGTCGGTAGCTGATCTGAGGGGTGGCTGCCAGATAACTGCCACCCACAAATTCCACCAGACCCCTTGGCTGGCGCGGATACAGGGTCCAGCAGTCACGGAATCGAACCCAGCTGCTCATTGGCTGGGTTGCAGCGAACGAAGCACCTGCATCGCCTCGCGCACATGGGCGGGGCCATCGAGCAGGTTGTTGAACACGTGCCGGATCACACCCTGGCCGTCAATCACGTAGGTGACGCGCGACGGCAGCAAACCGAAAGTCTTGGGGACGCCGAAGGCTCTGCGCAGACGTTGATCACTGTCACTCAGAAGCGGAAACGGAAGCTGATGACGTTCGGCGAAGCGGCGATGGCTGACCAGATCGTCACCGCTGACACCCCAGACCTGAGCACCGAGCTGTTGAAGTTCCTGATGGGAATCACGGAAACCGCAGGCTTCTGCGGTGCAACCTGGGGTTTCGTCCTTGGGATAGAAGAACAGCACCAGGGGTGTGCCGTTGCGCTCACCGATCGCGCAGCTGTTGCCTTCGTGGTCCTCCAGGTTGATGGACGGAACGCTGTCACCCACGGTGAGGGCCATGACGAGGGATCGAATTAGTGGCGAAACCTTAGGAAGCGCGAGTGGAGGACGGAGAATGGTTCGATCCAGGAGGGAGGCAAGCGCATGGAGAA
Above is a window of Synechococcus sp. BIOS-E4-1 DNA encoding:
- a CDS encoding peroxiredoxin, encoding MALTVGDSVPSINLEDHEGNSCAIGERNGTPLVLFFYPKDETPGCTAEACGFRDSHQELQQLGAQVWGVSGDDLVSHRRFAERHQLPFPLLSDSDQRLRRAFGVPKTFGLLPSRVTYVIDGQGVIRHVFNNLLDGPAHVREAMQVLRSLQPSQ
- the acs gene encoding acetate--CoA ligase, encoding MTSEKSTIESVLDEQRIFEPSPDFSRSARIGGLETYRAMANAARQDPEAFWGDAARKQLFWFTPFDTVLDWSEAPFARWFEGGTTNISHNCLDRHLQSEKANKTALIWEGEPGDVRRFTYRELHAEVCKAANALKAMGIGKGDLVALYMPMVPEAAIAMLACARIGAPHSVVFGGFSAEALRDRLIDGEAKAVITADGGFRKDKPVSLKPAVDAALADGSCPTVQSVLVVQRTKQSVEMTEGRDQWWHELVEAQSADCPAEPMASEDRLFVLYTSGSTGKPKGVVHSTAGYNLWAHLTFQWIFDIRDDDVYWCTADVGWITGHSYIVYGPLSNGATTVMYEGAPRPSKPGAFWELIQKHGITIFYTAPTAIRAFMKNGREVPDQYDMSSLRLLGTVGEPINPEAWMWYRDVIGSGRCPIIDTWWQTETGGVMISPLPGATPTKPGSATLPLPGIEADVVDADGNSVGADEGGYLVVRRPWPGMMRTVHGNPQRFRESYWEHIRPADGSHIYFAGDGARRDADGYFWVMGRVDDVINVSGHRLGTMEIESALVSHPSVAEAAVVGRPDDLKGEGIVAFVTLEAGREPEDALITELRAHVGKEIGPIARPDEIRCSDALPKTRSGKIMRRILRALAAGQEVTGDTSTLEDRSVLDKLRA
- the sds gene encoding solanesyl diphosphate synthase, whose translation is MTTVTDLLEPVEADLEILLSDLRNLIGAGHPILQAAAEHLFSAGGKRLRPGIVLLISRALDSAGGLTSRHRRLAEITEMIHTASLVHDDVVDEAATRRGVETVHSRFNHRVAVLAGDFLFAQASWHLANLDNLDVVKLLSRVIMDLADGEVKQGLYRYDTGQTFETYLEKSYCKTASLVANSARAAGVLSGCTEPQLESLYRYGRQLGLAFQVVDDILDFTASDQQLGKPAASDLSSGYLTAPALYALERNPAMGVLIEREFSNEGDLDEALGMVRQSDAIARTRQLAETFAQESREALTWLPDSPYRTALLELPDFVLSRLY
- a CDS encoding VOC family protein — protein: MKRKPNVSYRYHHMGVPTSEQRPDEHYSSTFRMYTSGGEDPGGFRIQFHRFESGSCLHPLIQSTPHVAFQVDDLEAAVADERLLLGPYEPFSSFRVAIIEEEGVPIELIETELTEDEIWGEPKASSVIYPEETVPLSAQEVIRS
- a CDS encoding DUF1350 family protein, whose protein sequence is MSSWVRFRDCWTLYPRQPRGLVEFVGGSYLAATPQISYRRLLEGLAARGVAVHAWSYVPGFDHQLQAREAWSAMRACRTRMQDRLGQLSPPLRLGHSLGCKLHLLAPDGGRNCSGLVALSFNNFTADQSIPLLGVVAPSLGVNTEFSPSPKETLRLIKRQYLQPRNQVVRFNRDQIDQSLDLITALQCRQGDRSELLRLPGDHLTPASAGLRRQFLGDWAEGSDRQQQVNRLQDLITSWALSGTVSSG
- a CDS encoding HAD family phosphatase, with protein sequence MVEVQAAACLDWMPTSDPFPLSHQLTTQPKACLFDLDGLLLDTEPLHARAWQQAAQQFGTDLATDQLIKLQGRRRLENARLVCTWIDPSITPEQLLAVRQPIAEQLLPEAKAMEGAESLVRTAGRLGIPMALVTSSDRESVQRKIGNHPWVNRLQLMICGDEPGLRAGKPAPHPFLMGAERLKVRPQDCWAFEDSKAGCESALAAGCLVWRLIRKTEDVHQPASEAQALMHDERLFAINQLSEAQSWLEALVSKDD
- the murI gene encoding glutamate racemase, producing the protein MTIRLGMFDSGLGGLTVLRRVLERHGSLQVIYLGDTARVPYGSRSAAEIRTIASEVVSWLSQHQISTVVMACNTTNALARDVAEGQAGVPVVGLIGAAAAMVRETRVGVLATPATVASGAYRESIEALHPGTLVVQQACPEFVPLIETGDLRSDSLRDAATRYLQPLMEASVESVVLGCTHYPLLVPLLNNLLPQSIRLIDPAMAMASQLDALLGKPVPGGLDQPLAMGATRICVTADAEGFADRATPWLGQRPRVELVQLQRQVGAF